In Gorilla gorilla gorilla isolate KB3781 chromosome 12, NHGRI_mGorGor1-v2.1_pri, whole genome shotgun sequence, the following are encoded in one genomic region:
- the ABCG5 gene encoding ATP-binding cassette sub-family G member 5 — protein sequence MGDLSSLTPGGSMGLQVNRGSQSSLEGAPATAPEPHSLGILHASYSVSHRVRPWWDITSCRQQWTRQILKDVSLYVESGQIMCILGSSGSGKTTLLDAMSGRLGRAGTFLGEVYVNGRALRREQFQDCFSYVLQSDTLLSSLTVRETLHYTALLAIRRGNPGVFQKVEAVMAELSLSHVADRLIGNYSLGGISTGERRRVSIAAQLLQDPKVMLFDEPTTGLDCMTANHIVVLLAELARRNRIVVLTIHQPRSELFQLFDKIAILSFGELIFCGTPAEMLDFFNDCGYPCPEHSNPFDFYMDLTSVDTQSKEREIETSKRVQMIESAYKKSAICHKTLKNIERMKHLKTLPMVPFKTKDSPGVFSKLGVLLRRVTRNLVRNKLAVIMRLLQNLIMGLFLLFFVLRVRSNVLKGAIQDRVGLLYQFVGATPYTGMLNAVNLFPVLRAVSDQESQDGLYQKWQMMLAYALHVLPFSIVATMIFSSVCYWTLGLHPEVARFGYFSAALLAPHLIGEFLTLVLLGIVQNPNIVNSVVALLSIAGVLVGSGFLRNIQEMPIPFKIISYFTFQKYCSEILVVNEFYGLNFTCGSSNVSVTTNPMCAFTQGIQFIEKTCPGATSRFTMNFLILYSFIPALVILGIVVFKIRDHLISR from the exons ATGGGTGACCTCTCATCTTTGACCCCCGGAGGGTCCATGGGTCTCCAAGTAAACAGAGGCTCCCAGAGCTCCCTGGAGGGGGCTCCTGCCACCGCCCCGGAGCCTCACAGCCTGGGCATCCTCCATGCCTCCTACAGCGTCAG CCACCGCGTGAGGCCCTGGTGGGACATCACATCTTGCCGGCAGCAGTGGACCAGGCAGATCCTCAAAGATGTCTCCTTGTACGTGGAGAGCGGGCAGATCATGTGCATCCTAGGAAGCTCAG GCTCCGGGAAAACCACGCTGCTGGACGCCATGTCCGGGAGGCTGGGGCGCGCGGGGACCTTCCTGGGGGAGGTGTATGTGAACGGCCGGGCGCTGCGCCGGGAGCAGTTCCAGGACTGCTTCTCCTACGTCCTGCAG AGCGACACCCTGCTGAGCAGCCTCACCGTGCGCGAGACGCTGCACTACACCGCGCTGCTGGCCATCCGCCGCGGCAATCCCGGCGTCTTCCAGAAG GTGGAGGCCGTCATGGCAGAGCTGAGTCTGAGCCATGTGGCAGACCGACTGATTGGCAACTACAGCTTGGGGGGCATTTCCACTGGTGAGCGGCGCCGGGTCTCCATCGCAGCCCAACTGCTCCAGGATCCTA AGGTCATGCTGTTTGATGAGCCAACCACAGGCCTGGACTGCATGACTGCTAATCATATTGTCGTCCTCCTGGCGGAACTGGCTCGCAGGAACCGAATTGTGGTTCTCACCATTCACCAGCCCCGTTCTGAGCTTTTTCAG CTCTTTGACAAAATTGCCATCCTGAGCTTCGGAGAGCTGATTTTCTGTGGCACACCAGCGGAAATGCTTGATTTCTTCAATGACTGCGGTTACCCTTGTCCTGAACATTCAAACCCTTTTGACTTCTATA TGGACCTGACATCAGTGGATACCCAAAGCAAGGAACGGGAAATAGAAACCTCCAAGAGAGTCCAGATGATAGAATCTGCCTACAAGAAATCAGCAATTTGTCATAAAACTTTGAAGAATATTGAAAGAATGAAACACCTGAAAACGTTACCAATGGTTCCTTTCAAAACCAAAGATTCTCCTGGAGTTTTCTCTAAACTGGGTGTTCTCCTGAG gAGAGTGACAAGAAACTTGGTGAGAAATAAGCTGGCAGTGATTATGCGTCTCCTTCAGAATCTGATCATGGGTTTGTTCCTCCTTTTCTTCGTTCTGCGGGTCCGAAGCAATGTGCTAAAGGGTGCTATCCAGGACCGCGTGGGTCTCCTTTACCAGTTTGTGGGCGCCACCCCGTACACAGGCATGCTGAACGCTGTGAATCTGT TTCCTGTGCTGCGAGCTGTCAGCGACCAGGAGAGTCAGGACGGCCTCTACCAGAAGTGGCAGATGATGCTGGCCTATGCACTGCACGTCCTCCCCTTCAGCATTGTGGCCACCATGATTTTCAGCAGTGTGTGCTACTG GACGCTGGGCTTACATCCTGAGGTTGCCAGATTTGGATATTTTTCTGCTGCTCTCTTGGCCCCCCACTTAATTGGTGAATTTCTAACTCTTGTGCTACTTGGTATCGTCCAAAATCCAAATATAGTCAACAGTGTAGTGGCTCTGCTGTCCATTGCGGGGGTGCTTGTTGGATCTGGATTCCTCAG aaacATACAAGAAATGCCCAttccttttaaaatcatcagTTATTTTACATTCCAAAAATATTGCAGTGAGATTCTTGTAGTCAATGAGTTCTACGGACTGAATTTCACTTGTG GCAGCTCAAATGTTTCTGTGACAACTAATCCAATGTGTGCCTTCACTCAAGGAATTCAATTCATTGAGAAAACCTGCCCAGGTGCAACATCTAGATTCACAATGAACTTTCTgattttgtattcatttattccagCTCTTGTCATCCTAGGAATAGTTGTTTTCAAAATAAGGGATCATCTCATTAGCAGGTAG